Proteins encoded in a region of the Stieleria neptunia genome:
- a CDS encoding MGMT family protein: protein MLTEFQLKMENAVLRLRPGEVVSFGDIAAAAGRPRASRAAGRLLAQSLDTLPWWRVVYSDGHLPPCNPSVQAERLAEEGVQLNGSRVVASPLGRFKKSQGS from the coding sequence ATGCTAACCGAATTTCAGCTCAAGATGGAAAACGCGGTCCTGCGGCTCCGTCCCGGCGAAGTCGTCAGTTTTGGTGACATCGCGGCCGCCGCGGGCCGGCCCCGGGCGTCGCGCGCCGCCGGCCGCCTGCTTGCGCAGTCCCTGGACACCCTGCCGTGGTGGCGTGTCGTCTACAGCGACGGGCACCTGCCGCCCTGCAATCCCAGCGTCCAGGCCGAACGTCTGGCCGAAGAAGGCGTCCAGCTCAACGGCTCCCGCGTCGTCGCGTCACCCTTGGGACGCTTCAAAAAATCGCAGGGAAGCTAA
- a CDS encoding FKBP-type peptidyl-prolyl cis-trans isomerase, with the protein MAMKSRLPWCLLSFVLIAPGCRTTAKPSPDVSSVSATSDASTTQWKPLTFVDKPELQAGTGPMDAGDPPEFSSTDSGLRYRILRNSDGQKPTAASTVTVNYRGWLNSGKVFDSSYERGEPTTFPLGNVIAGWTEGMQRVGEGGMIELWVPSRLGYGERGSPGSIPPHSNLHFIVELVRTN; encoded by the coding sequence ATGGCAATGAAGAGTCGGCTGCCGTGGTGTCTTTTGAGCTTCGTGTTGATCGCTCCGGGGTGTCGCACGACAGCGAAACCCAGCCCGGACGTTTCATCAGTGTCGGCGACCTCCGATGCCTCCACCACGCAATGGAAACCACTCACGTTTGTCGACAAGCCGGAATTACAAGCCGGAACGGGGCCCATGGATGCGGGCGACCCGCCTGAGTTCTCATCGACCGATTCGGGCCTGAGGTATCGGATCTTGCGGAATTCCGACGGCCAGAAACCCACGGCCGCCAGCACCGTGACCGTCAACTATCGCGGCTGGCTCAATAGCGGGAAAGTGTTCGACAGTTCCTATGAGCGTGGTGAACCGACAACCTTTCCCTTGGGAAATGTCATCGCCGGTTGGACCGAAGGCATGCAACGGGTCGGTGAGGGCGGAATGATCGAACTGTGGGTGCCTTCAAGACTCGGCTATGGCGAACGCGGTTCCCCAGGCTCGATTCCACCTCACTCGAACCTTCACTTCATCGTCGAACTCGTGCGTACCAACTAG
- a CDS encoding SGNH/GDSL hydrolase family protein yields MPKARCQKTKALHRTAAAQAGRAKVVCFGDSITNRGYFKVLEELLDIESINAGKGGHSSAMGLRRLQSDVMVHDPDLVVVMFGTNDLRADSERVFVPVDKYKENLQAIMTSCREHGSKVVLCTLPPINEQKFFTRHEREPFAALGGFSSVVQRYCNAAREVASEHDVPLVDLNRLLAKQPEWLSQDGVHPSETGTRLIAEHIAKAVQAVIGGESIGTAPQ; encoded by the coding sequence GTGCCGAAAGCACGGTGTCAGAAAACCAAAGCATTGCACCGCACGGCCGCTGCTCAAGCGGGGCGTGCCAAAGTGGTGTGTTTCGGCGACAGCATTACGAATCGCGGGTACTTCAAGGTGCTGGAAGAGCTGCTTGACATCGAATCGATCAACGCAGGCAAAGGCGGTCATTCCAGTGCCATGGGGTTGCGGCGTTTGCAGAGCGATGTGATGGTGCACGATCCGGATCTGGTCGTCGTGATGTTCGGAACCAATGATCTGCGGGCTGATTCCGAACGCGTGTTTGTTCCCGTCGACAAGTACAAGGAGAACCTTCAGGCGATCATGACGTCGTGCCGAGAGCACGGATCGAAAGTGGTCCTCTGCACACTTCCGCCCATCAACGAGCAGAAGTTTTTTACGCGCCACGAACGAGAGCCGTTTGCTGCGTTGGGAGGATTTTCGTCGGTCGTTCAACGTTATTGCAACGCTGCGCGGGAGGTCGCAAGCGAACACGACGTACCACTCGTCGACCTGAATCGTCTTCTCGCGAAGCAGCCTGAATGGCTCAGCCAAGACGGTGTCCACCCGAGCGAGACCGGGACGAGGTTGATCGCCGAGCACATCGCAAAAGCAGTGCAAGCGGTGATCGGCGGCGAATCAATCGGCACCGCTCCCCAGTAG
- a CDS encoding ARPP-2 domain-containing protein, translating to MTDRQKTSSGMRLNGLTLAPPQVLGGVRLVPLIRSGHREDLRLSPRVYSEEFAFVEIDPKTVYTSYVPHGLVANWTTDGGAVYGSQMALAAKKKDGKSYGRFMTARGLRKMARREGKTQLRFLPLHVAMEGLLALHFGGPDIAWTEYSTAVMRTGLSPRSETVVPGDQIAGLDDALRLFEIHENQVGMLVFVSESLASAFVVPHPDDYTALHHTLITDFYGELIWQFGCYATENVMFPEPINMQSIESIADLRREVDALRRRWNRFNTMMSPALFDRAYHSERVYRFKPFSLERFVTDLDPSAENHIGEAIYADDGTLQYLKTYRLSSAQTRRAYLLSQLAGQDWDLERCAETLDCRKNELILRLENAGFGYLLHQHVLDEARATEKKRLKSGLSGVSRADLLS from the coding sequence ATGACTGATCGTCAAAAGACGTCGAGCGGCATGCGACTCAACGGTCTCACCTTGGCTCCGCCACAGGTGTTGGGCGGAGTGCGGTTGGTGCCGTTGATTCGCAGCGGGCATCGCGAAGATCTGCGATTGTCACCACGCGTCTACTCGGAAGAGTTTGCGTTCGTGGAAATTGATCCGAAGACGGTCTATACCAGCTACGTGCCGCATGGGCTGGTTGCCAATTGGACGACGGACGGTGGGGCTGTCTATGGATCACAGATGGCGCTCGCGGCGAAGAAGAAAGATGGAAAGTCGTACGGGCGGTTCATGACCGCACGCGGTCTTCGCAAGATGGCGCGGCGCGAAGGCAAGACGCAATTGCGATTCCTGCCTTTGCACGTCGCAATGGAAGGCCTGCTGGCCTTGCATTTTGGCGGCCCCGACATCGCGTGGACGGAATATTCCACCGCTGTGATGCGAACGGGGCTATCGCCCAGGAGTGAAACGGTGGTCCCCGGGGACCAAATCGCTGGCCTGGACGATGCTCTGCGTTTGTTCGAAATTCATGAAAACCAGGTCGGCATGCTCGTCTTTGTTTCTGAGAGCTTGGCGTCCGCATTCGTCGTCCCCCATCCGGATGACTACACCGCTTTGCATCATACACTGATCACCGACTTCTACGGCGAGCTGATCTGGCAATTCGGGTGCTACGCGACTGAAAACGTGATGTTTCCTGAGCCAATCAACATGCAGTCGATTGAGAGCATTGCGGATTTGCGTCGTGAAGTCGATGCACTACGACGTCGGTGGAATCGATTCAACACCATGATGTCGCCTGCGCTGTTCGACCGGGCATATCACAGCGAACGTGTGTACCGTTTCAAACCATTCAGTCTAGAACGGTTCGTCACCGATTTGGATCCATCTGCGGAGAATCACATCGGGGAAGCGATCTACGCCGACGACGGAACACTGCAGTATTTAAAGACATACCGATTGTCATCCGCCCAAACCCGGAGGGCGTATTTGCTGAGCCAACTGGCAGGGCAGGACTGGGATCTGGAGCGTTGCGCCGAGACACTTGATTGTCGAAAAAACGAGCTGATCTTGCGTCTGGAAAACGCCGGCTTCGGGTACTTGCTGCACCAGCATGTGCTTGACGAAGCGAGAGCAACGGAAAAGAAACGGCTCAAAAGCGGACTTTCAGGTGTGAGTCGGGCCGACTTGCTTTCCTAG
- a CDS encoding 3-keto-disaccharide hydrolase, whose amino-acid sequence MTQREFLFSQFVLTTAFLVTAGPPITAQDTSTSTLGLAPPDGAVVLFDGTDFDAWKPFSWQWINPNDDQQEIQWKLVDDKAMEIAFQFEGKRRKQFLCTKQTFGDYRLHLEFQLPEEGSGNSGVFFGPLYELQILNSTGKESPGMGDCGAIYQIRVPDVNAGLGPGVWQTIDLEYQAADIGRNGFMTEKGAARVTIRLNGKLIHDDVKLSLRRNKYAAFPEEPTSPIVLQEHGSNVKFRNIWVVEKSATAESRQDK is encoded by the coding sequence ATGACTCAACGAGAGTTTCTTTTCAGTCAGTTTGTGTTGACGACCGCGTTTCTGGTGACAGCAGGACCGCCAATCACGGCGCAAGACACTTCAACGTCGACACTCGGACTGGCCCCGCCGGACGGGGCGGTGGTGCTGTTTGATGGCACGGACTTCGATGCCTGGAAACCGTTCTCTTGGCAGTGGATCAACCCGAACGATGATCAGCAGGAAATTCAGTGGAAGCTGGTCGATGACAAGGCGATGGAGATTGCCTTCCAATTTGAGGGCAAGCGACGCAAACAGTTTCTCTGTACGAAACAGACATTCGGTGACTATCGCCTGCACCTTGAGTTTCAGTTGCCGGAGGAAGGCAGCGGCAACAGCGGGGTTTTCTTCGGGCCGCTGTACGAGTTACAGATTCTAAACAGCACAGGCAAAGAAAGCCCGGGCATGGGCGACTGCGGCGCGATCTATCAGATCCGTGTCCCCGACGTGAATGCGGGATTGGGGCCGGGCGTATGGCAAACGATCGACCTGGAGTACCAGGCAGCGGACATCGGACGGAACGGATTCATGACCGAGAAGGGCGCTGCCCGCGTCACGATTCGGCTGAACGGCAAGTTGATTCATGACGACGTCAAGCTGTCGCTGCGGCGCAACAAGTATGCCGCCTTCCCCGAAGAACCGACTTCGCCCATCGTGCTGCAGGAACATGGATCCAACGTGAAGTTCAGAAACATCTGGGTGGTTGAGAAATCCGCCACCGCAGAGTCGCGACAAGACAAGTAG
- a CDS encoding superoxide dismutase [Ni], which produces MTRILTAAFALMITASIAMAHCQVPCGIYGDQLRFEQMLEDEHTISKAQLQINEIADGEMSAQSINQAGRWVTTKEEHATKIQDTISAYFLAQRIKPGSEGYTKKLTAAHAVIIAAMKCKQSADPETAKVLEKAIFDLYRAYEGKEPAFDHSH; this is translated from the coding sequence ATGACCCGAATTTTGACCGCTGCGTTTGCACTGATGATCACCGCGTCGATCGCCATGGCCCACTGCCAGGTCCCCTGCGGCATTTACGGAGACCAATTGCGATTTGAACAAATGCTCGAAGATGAGCACACGATTTCGAAGGCTCAGCTGCAGATCAACGAGATCGCCGACGGCGAGATGTCGGCCCAATCGATCAACCAAGCCGGACGTTGGGTCACGACCAAAGAAGAGCACGCCACGAAGATTCAAGACACGATCTCGGCGTACTTCTTGGCCCAACGCATCAAACCGGGCAGCGAAGGTTACACCAAGAAACTGACCGCCGCCCACGCCGTCATCATCGCTGCGATGAAGTGCAAGCAGTCGGCGGATCCGGAAACCGCCAAGGTGCTCGAAAAAGCGATCTTCGATTTGTACCGCGCCTACGAAGGTAAAGAGCCCGCGTTCGATCACTCGCACTAA
- a CDS encoding NAD(+) synthase: MFQHGIFRIHAAAPPTVIADPAANAEAILNSIGNIDADLTVLPELALTGYTCGDLFGSDTLLIGAAEGLMRIAESTRARRGAVIVGLPLVVGDCLMNVAAVVCGGTIAGVVPKSFLPTYREFYEGRHFRPAGPADPATVAIAGQDIAFGTDLLFRLGEAVMAIEICEDLWTPIPPSSNASVAGANVLVNLSASNETIGKAAWRRDLVKSQSGRCIAAYAYVSSGPGESTSDLVFGGHCLVAENGSLIGQSRRIGDGRSPEWVAEMSVTCDIDLQRLAHDRRVVGSFDDVADQLKPSYRTIKLIQDAAKQAAPQTLLRYVDAHPFVPSEEGELAERCGEIFAIQSAGLIKRLSCLPKSTPLAIGISGGLDSTLALLVALKAVDAAGWPRESIHAITMPGFGTTDHTRTSADRLIESTGVTGDCIDIRQLCLDTFHSLRHRPLGLEIDEHTTVASLQRQLNQLPDDAADLTFENVQARIRTMLLMNRGFVLGTGDMSEQALGWATYNADHMSMYNVNTSIPKTLVRFLVRYAADHYFDGQLGSLLHRIAATPISPELLPPASDGTIRQNTESSIGAYELHDFFLYHFVRNGFTRDKILYLASQATFDQPYDSVTIAATLDQFITRFFRNQFKRNCVPDGPKVGSVSLSPRGDWRMPSDAGGGSF; the protein is encoded by the coding sequence TTGTTTCAGCACGGAATTTTTCGCATTCACGCGGCGGCCCCGCCGACCGTTATCGCCGATCCGGCGGCAAACGCCGAGGCGATTTTGAATTCGATCGGAAACATCGACGCCGACTTGACCGTGCTGCCCGAACTGGCGCTGACGGGCTATACATGCGGTGACCTGTTTGGCAGCGATACGCTGCTGATCGGCGCCGCCGAGGGGTTGATGCGGATCGCCGAGTCGACTCGGGCCAGACGGGGCGCGGTGATCGTTGGATTACCGCTGGTGGTCGGGGATTGCCTGATGAACGTTGCCGCGGTCGTCTGCGGCGGCACGATCGCCGGCGTCGTGCCGAAATCGTTTTTGCCGACCTACCGCGAGTTCTACGAGGGACGGCACTTCCGCCCCGCCGGACCGGCCGACCCCGCGACCGTCGCCATCGCGGGACAGGACATTGCGTTCGGGACGGACCTTTTGTTCCGCCTGGGCGAAGCCGTCATGGCGATCGAAATTTGCGAAGACCTGTGGACGCCGATTCCACCGAGCAGCAACGCGTCGGTGGCCGGCGCCAATGTGTTGGTCAATCTTTCGGCCAGCAACGAAACGATCGGCAAGGCCGCTTGGCGTCGCGACTTGGTCAAGTCGCAATCGGGCCGTTGTATCGCCGCCTACGCGTATGTTTCCTCCGGTCCCGGCGAGTCGACGTCGGACCTGGTCTTTGGCGGGCACTGCCTGGTCGCCGAAAACGGCTCACTGATCGGCCAGTCGCGGCGGATCGGAGACGGCCGATCGCCCGAATGGGTCGCCGAGATGTCCGTCACCTGTGACATCGATCTCCAGCGACTCGCCCATGATCGACGCGTGGTCGGATCGTTTGATGATGTCGCAGATCAACTGAAACCGAGTTATCGAACGATCAAGCTGATCCAAGACGCTGCCAAGCAAGCGGCGCCCCAGACACTGCTTCGCTATGTCGATGCCCATCCCTTCGTGCCGTCCGAAGAAGGTGAATTGGCCGAGCGCTGCGGCGAAATCTTTGCGATCCAATCGGCCGGTCTGATCAAGCGACTGTCGTGTCTGCCAAAATCGACTCCGTTGGCGATCGGCATTTCCGGCGGATTGGACAGCACCCTGGCACTGCTGGTCGCGCTCAAGGCGGTCGATGCCGCCGGCTGGCCGCGGGAATCGATCCATGCGATCACCATGCCGGGATTCGGCACCACCGATCACACCCGCACCAGTGCCGATCGGTTGATCGAATCGACCGGCGTGACCGGCGATTGCATCGACATTCGCCAACTCTGTTTGGACACCTTTCACTCGCTCCGCCACCGACCGCTCGGACTGGAGATCGACGAGCACACAACGGTTGCATCGTTGCAACGTCAACTGAATCAGTTGCCCGATGACGCAGCCGATTTGACCTTCGAAAATGTCCAGGCACGCATCCGCACGATGTTGTTGATGAACCGCGGATTTGTGCTCGGCACCGGTGACATGAGCGAGCAGGCGCTCGGATGGGCGACATACAATGCCGACCACATGTCGATGTACAACGTCAACACCTCGATCCCCAAAACGCTGGTGCGATTCCTGGTACGCTACGCCGCGGATCACTACTTTGATGGTCAACTGGGCAGCTTGCTGCATCGGATCGCCGCGACGCCGATCTCACCGGAACTGTTGCCGCCGGCCAGTGACGGAACGATTCGGCAGAACACCGAAAGCTCCATCGGGGCATACGAGCTGCATGACTTTTTCCTGTACCACTTCGTCCGCAACGGATTCACACGCGACAAGATCCTCTATCTCGCCTCCCAAGCGACGTTCGATCAGCCGTATGACTCGGTGACGATCGCCGCGACGCTCGACCAATTCATCACGCGGTTCTTTCGCAATCAATTCAAACGCAATTGTGTGCCCGATGGGCCCAAAGTCGGTTCGGTCAGTCTTTCGCCACGCGGTGACTGGCGGATGCCCAGCGACGCCGGTGGCGGATCGTTTTGA
- a CDS encoding vWA domain-containing protein gives MKNASQSRDEIYAAQKEASEREDLVMFINACFAATGQAEYYCSRSYGRVSIDFLHSYVLANYRRVYRRVLAAGVNDFNRARIVLKLLAAGAPPDKADREEEGKLISATLHSLPANRVFTLFTRLREAKINNRRSRAVVRDYLKWRSSPAFDAVKYRSKVRIVARHTHQDLDPETGAFLFALKEQKQFETPLFDSFLRAHYSKQAVYELPYSVAEGFAARHQIPRLEFLRKIEPRMTHSERQRAQSSAERLGKEKPKVDLARTPLTKLAMYVIGLPIEQQRRRAAELHDALRAAAARALRKRPLSLGRTAAVLDRSRSTWGSRERRRRPLAVAVAVHYLLAASGNGMQSFWTPSRSGDLESATAEDHVFLVEAGGQTDLATPLLAAIEYQVDNVIIVSDGYENAPADAARQIVHAYQTRLSQTHPIAFLHANPVFDPDHFSPKPLGSPLTTIGLRDAEDLGASLGFAKFSSGEASQTQLEAYLGMLATVFIGVSHD, from the coding sequence GTGAAAAACGCGTCGCAATCTCGGGATGAAATCTACGCTGCTCAGAAGGAAGCGAGCGAGCGAGAAGACTTGGTCATGTTCATCAACGCGTGCTTCGCGGCGACCGGGCAAGCGGAGTACTACTGCAGTCGCAGTTACGGACGTGTGTCCATCGATTTTTTGCACAGCTATGTGCTAGCGAACTACCGCAGGGTTTATCGGCGCGTGCTGGCAGCGGGCGTGAATGACTTCAACCGGGCTCGCATTGTTTTGAAGCTTCTTGCTGCAGGGGCACCTCCGGACAAGGCGGATCGCGAGGAAGAGGGCAAGCTAATTTCGGCGACGCTGCATAGCTTGCCGGCCAATCGCGTCTTCACGTTGTTTACTCGGTTGCGTGAAGCGAAGATCAACAATCGTCGAAGCCGAGCGGTCGTTCGTGACTATCTGAAGTGGCGATCCAGTCCTGCATTTGATGCGGTGAAGTACCGATCAAAGGTTCGCATCGTCGCTCGCCATACCCACCAGGACCTCGATCCGGAAACGGGCGCATTTCTGTTTGCACTGAAGGAACAGAAACAGTTTGAGACGCCACTGTTTGATTCGTTTCTGCGTGCGCACTATTCCAAGCAGGCGGTCTACGAGTTGCCCTACTCGGTCGCGGAGGGGTTCGCAGCACGACACCAAATCCCGAGGCTAGAGTTTTTGCGGAAGATCGAACCGCGGATGACTCATTCGGAACGGCAACGAGCGCAATCCAGTGCCGAGCGACTTGGAAAGGAAAAGCCAAAAGTCGATCTTGCCCGAACGCCGCTGACCAAATTGGCGATGTATGTGATCGGTTTGCCCATCGAACAACAGCGGCGACGGGCGGCGGAACTACACGATGCTTTGCGAGCCGCTGCGGCGAGAGCTTTGCGAAAGCGACCTCTCAGTCTCGGCAGAACCGCTGCGGTGTTGGACCGTAGTCGATCGACGTGGGGGTCACGAGAGCGACGTCGGCGACCTTTGGCGGTTGCAGTCGCCGTTCACTACCTGCTTGCCGCTAGTGGGAACGGGATGCAATCGTTTTGGACACCGTCTCGTTCGGGCGACTTGGAATCGGCCACGGCAGAAGACCATGTGTTTCTTGTCGAAGCGGGCGGCCAAACGGATTTGGCCACGCCGTTGTTGGCTGCGATCGAGTACCAGGTCGACAACGTTATCATTGTTTCAGATGGCTATGAAAACGCACCCGCCGACGCTGCACGCCAAATCGTTCACGCCTATCAGACGCGTCTTTCACAGACCCATCCCATCGCCTTTCTACATGCCAATCCCGTGTTCGACCCCGACCACTTTTCGCCAAAGCCGCTGGGCAGTCCATTGACTACGATCGGGTTGCGTGACGCGGAAGATCTCGGCGCGTCGCTCGGCTTTGCGAAATTTTCATCCGGAGAAGCTTCGCAAACGCAACTCGAAGCCTATCTTGGAATGCTCGCTACGGTGTTCATTGGAGTCAGTCATGACTGA
- a CDS encoding VOC family protein, giving the protein MLTPFHLAIQVRDIAEARDFYGTKLGFSEGRSDTCWVDYDMFGHQLVVHLNPEIGATGKVVNYCNPVDSHAVPVPHFGVVLQVDQWKQLAERARTFVDTFIIEPYVRFEGQPGEQHTMFFEDPSGNALEFKAFADIQSQLFAK; this is encoded by the coding sequence ATGCTGACACCCTTTCACCTCGCCATTCAGGTCCGTGACATCGCAGAGGCTCGTGACTTTTACGGCACCAAACTGGGGTTTTCCGAAGGGAGAAGTGACACCTGCTGGGTCGACTACGACATGTTCGGCCACCAACTGGTCGTTCATTTGAACCCGGAGATCGGGGCAACGGGCAAAGTGGTGAACTATTGCAATCCGGTCGACAGCCATGCCGTCCCGGTGCCGCACTTCGGCGTTGTTTTGCAAGTCGACCAATGGAAGCAGCTTGCCGAGCGTGCGCGGACGTTCGTCGACACCTTTATCATCGAACCTTATGTCCGCTTTGAAGGACAACCTGGCGAACAACACACGATGTTTTTTGAAGACCCCAGCGGAAACGCATTGGAATTCAAAGCGTTTGCCGACATCCAATCACAGTTGTTCGCAAAGTAG
- a CDS encoding TIM barrel protein — protein MKRRDFVAANLIAAAGAALAPGHLIGDDDAASGGRIRQSIMGWCFNPMDMLKLAVECKRIGLEAMEGINAKLYDQVTAMGLKISLVGSHGFATGPLDRDNHAEVEKKLRDGIDLAVQYGAPNVITFTGMRKQGISDAAARKNCLDCWKRVIPYAEEKGIGLVLEHLNSKAHLNPDGTVHPMKGHPGYWGDDIHQCAELVNQVGSERFKLLYDIYHVQIMNGDLIANLEKYQSIIGHYHTAGNPGRRELDGRNEINYPAVMRAIKATGYRGYVAQEFIPTSDDPIRSLEEAYAVCDV, from the coding sequence GTGAAACGCCGTGATTTTGTCGCCGCCAATCTGATCGCCGCCGCCGGTGCGGCACTGGCCCCCGGACACCTGATCGGCGACGACGACGCGGCAAGTGGTGGCCGCATTCGACAATCCATCATGGGCTGGTGCTTCAACCCGATGGACATGCTGAAATTGGCCGTCGAGTGCAAACGCATCGGCTTGGAAGCCATGGAAGGTATCAATGCAAAGCTTTACGACCAAGTCACCGCGATGGGACTGAAGATCTCCTTGGTCGGCAGCCACGGTTTCGCCACCGGGCCGCTGGACCGAGACAATCACGCCGAAGTCGAAAAGAAACTTCGCGACGGAATCGACTTGGCGGTCCAATACGGCGCCCCCAACGTCATCACCTTCACCGGGATGCGAAAACAAGGCATCAGCGACGCTGCCGCCCGCAAGAACTGTCTGGATTGCTGGAAACGCGTGATTCCCTATGCCGAAGAAAAAGGGATCGGTTTGGTCCTGGAGCATCTCAATAGCAAGGCACACCTCAACCCCGACGGCACGGTGCATCCGATGAAGGGACACCCGGGATACTGGGGCGACGACATTCACCAGTGCGCCGAATTGGTCAATCAAGTCGGCAGTGAAAGATTTAAACTGCTCTACGACATCTACCACGTTCAAATCATGAACGGCGACCTGATCGCGAACTTGGAAAAATACCAGTCGATCATCGGGCACTACCACACCGCCGGCAATCCGGGACGCCGCGAACTCGATGGCCGCAACGAAATCAATTACCCGGCCGTCATGCGCGCGATCAAGGCCACTGGGTACCGCGGCTATGTCGCCCAGGAATTCATTCCCACCAGCGATGACCCGATCCGCTCGCTCGAAGAAGCCTACGCGGTCTGCGACGTCTAG
- a CDS encoding sulfatase family protein — protein MKLSSILPVLSFLLLSTGTALAEERSDDAARPNILFIFTDDWGWGDLGCHGHPYVKTPNIDRLAREGTDFTRFTVASGVCSPSRTAVMTGHFPARYSINGHFATARSNANRGMPDWLDPKTPTLPKMLQSAGYATAHFGKWHLANNMIPDSPLPTDYGYDEYGAFNCAGEQMPVHEDAARAIAFIEKNAAAKKPFFINLWMHEPHTPFHTLPEYRKRFPSLGDSDNVYAAVLSHADDRIGEMLAALDRLELSDNTLVIFSSDNGPAGSGRGGRLTTMYDSATGEGFGIGCSVGTTGGRNGRKKSILQGGIGVPFIARWPGKIKAGAIDDVSWISAVDLLPTFCEIAGANLPEGYRPDGKSRVATLQGTELPLRDKPLFWKGLPRSKGPVYSILDGQWRLLTSMNFDVLELYNVNQDPLEKNNVKSSHPEIAGELLNKLQAWHATLPEKPNPDCFSKYRARNAGPLPPQDKPLFQFDPSR, from the coding sequence ATGAAATTGAGTTCAATCCTTCCAGTCCTGAGCTTCCTGCTGCTGTCGACAGGTACCGCCCTGGCAGAGGAACGCTCCGATGATGCTGCCAGGCCCAACATCCTGTTCATCTTTACCGACGACTGGGGCTGGGGCGACCTCGGCTGTCACGGGCATCCGTATGTAAAAACCCCGAACATCGACCGACTCGCACGAGAGGGAACGGACTTCACGCGGTTCACGGTGGCCAGCGGCGTGTGTTCCCCGAGTCGTACGGCGGTGATGACCGGGCATTTCCCCGCGCGTTATAGCATCAACGGTCACTTTGCGACGGCCAGGAGTAACGCGAATCGCGGGATGCCGGACTGGCTCGATCCCAAGACGCCGACACTTCCGAAGATGTTGCAGTCGGCCGGCTACGCGACGGCGCATTTCGGCAAATGGCATCTTGCCAACAACATGATCCCGGATTCGCCGCTGCCGACGGATTATGGATACGACGAATACGGGGCCTTCAACTGCGCCGGCGAGCAGATGCCGGTCCATGAGGACGCTGCACGCGCGATTGCATTCATCGAGAAGAACGCCGCCGCGAAGAAACCGTTCTTCATCAATCTATGGATGCACGAGCCGCACACGCCGTTTCACACGTTGCCGGAGTATCGCAAGCGATTTCCGAGCCTGGGGGATTCGGACAATGTGTATGCGGCTGTTCTGTCCCATGCCGACGACCGGATCGGTGAAATGCTCGCGGCATTGGACCGGTTGGAACTGTCCGACAACACGCTGGTGATTTTCAGCTCAGACAACGGTCCCGCCGGGAGCGGCCGAGGCGGCAGGCTAACCACGATGTACGATTCGGCGACCGGCGAGGGGTTTGGGATTGGATGCTCCGTCGGGACAACCGGAGGCCGAAACGGACGCAAGAAGTCGATCCTGCAGGGCGGAATCGGTGTCCCGTTCATTGCCCGCTGGCCGGGAAAGATCAAGGCCGGCGCCATCGATGACGTATCGTGGATCTCCGCGGTCGACCTGCTGCCGACCTTCTGCGAGATCGCCGGCGCGAACCTGCCCGAGGGATATCGGCCCGACGGCAAAAGCCGAGTGGCGACGTTACAGGGAACCGAGCTTCCGCTGCGCGACAAGCCGTTGTTCTGGAAGGGACTGCCCAGATCGAAAGGTCCGGTCTACTCGATCCTGGATGGGCAATGGCGACTGCTCACCAGCATGAACTTCGATGTGCTCGAGCTTTACAACGTGAATCAAGATCCCTTGGAAAAGAACAATGTGAAGTCTTCGCATCCCGAGATCGCCGGTGAACTGCTCAACAAGCTTCAAGCCTGGCATGCGACGCTTCCCGAGAAACCCAACCCCGACTGTTTCTCAAAGTACCGTGCCAGGAACGCCGGCCCGCTGCCTCCCCAAGACAAGCCGCTGTTTCAGTTCGACCCGTCTCGATAA